A stretch of the Oceanicola sp. D3 genome encodes the following:
- a CDS encoding isovaleryl-CoA dehydrogenase, translating into MFAGQLKFDLGEEVEALRDMVHRFAQERIRPIAAEVDASNEFPAALWQELGELGLLGVTVPEEFGGAGMGYLAHAVAVEEIARASASISLSYGAHSNLCVNQIRLNGSPEQKAKYLPGLVSGEHVGALAMSEAGAGSDVVSMKLRAEKRNDHYRLNGTKYWITNGPDADTLVVYAKTDPEAGSKGITAFLIEKSMVGFSTSKHFDKLGMRGSNTAELVFEDVEVPFENVLGEEGGGVRVLMSGLDYERVVLAAIGPGIIAACLDEVMPYLAERKQFGKPIGSFQLMQGKIADMYVALNSSRAYVYEVAKACDRGEVTRADAAACCLYASEQAMVQAHQAVQAMGGAGFMADAPVARLFRDAKLMEIGAGTSEIRRMLVGREMMGSV; encoded by the coding sequence ATGTTTGCAGGGCAGTTGAAGTTTGACCTTGGCGAGGAGGTTGAGGCGCTGCGCGACATGGTGCACCGCTTCGCGCAGGAGCGGATCAGGCCGATCGCTGCGGAGGTGGATGCCAGTAACGAATTCCCCGCCGCGCTTTGGCAGGAGCTGGGTGAGCTGGGCTTGCTCGGCGTCACGGTGCCGGAGGAGTTTGGCGGGGCTGGGATGGGCTATCTCGCTCATGCGGTGGCGGTTGAGGAGATTGCCCGCGCTTCGGCTTCGATCTCTCTCAGCTATGGGGCCCATTCCAACCTCTGCGTGAACCAGATCCGGCTGAACGGCTCGCCGGAGCAGAAGGCGAAGTATCTGCCGGGGCTGGTGAGCGGTGAGCATGTTGGCGCGCTGGCGATGAGCGAGGCGGGGGCGGGCAGCGACGTGGTGAGCATGAAGCTGCGGGCCGAGAAGCGGAACGATCACTACCGCCTGAACGGCACGAAATACTGGATCACCAACGGGCCGGATGCCGATACGCTGGTGGTTTATGCCAAGACCGACCCGGAAGCCGGCAGCAAGGGGATTACGGCCTTTCTGATCGAGAAGTCGATGGTGGGGTTCTCCACCTCCAAGCATTTCGACAAGCTCGGGATGCGCGGCTCCAACACCGCCGAGCTGGTGTTTGAGGATGTGGAAGTGCCGTTTGAGAATGTCCTCGGCGAGGAGGGCGGGGGCGTGCGCGTGCTGATGTCCGGCCTCGATTATGAGCGTGTGGTGCTGGCAGCGATCGGGCCGGGGATCATTGCTGCCTGTCTGGACGAGGTTATGCCCTATCTTGCGGAGCGAAAGCAGTTCGGGAAGCCGATTGGCTCGTTCCAGCTGATGCAGGGCAAGATTGCCGACATGTATGTGGCGCTGAACTCATCGCGCGCCTACGTTTACGAGGTGGCCAAGGCCTGCGACCGGGGCGAGGTGACGCGCGCCGATGCGGCGGCCTGCTGCCTCTATGCCTCCGAGCAGGCGATGGTGCAGGCGCATCAGGCGGTGCAGGCGATGGGCGGCGCAGGTTTCATGGCCGATGCGCCGGTGGCGCGGCTGTTTCGCGATGCCAAGCTGATGGAGATCGGCGCTGGCACCAGCGAGATCCGGCGGATGCTGGTGGGGCGTGAGATGATGGGCTCGGTATGA
- a CDS encoding SH3 domain-containing protein — protein MKPLLTGAVAALSLTAVAPAIAAEATATTDLNLRSGPGIEYAVVGTLGANETAEVEACLEAAPWCRIQSADGTAWVHSRYLSGSPEAMVPVAASTITVRPDEDTTPAELDAAVVNGTLVDAPSNVAPLIEIPDEAVAVYMTERAGPDTAADGETVALGNSEAGVSVHNVPEGGLTYLTIDGETRVLEPGTKTTVYINR, from the coding sequence ATGAAACCCCTTCTGACCGGCGCGGTTGCCGCGCTGAGCCTGACCGCTGTTGCCCCTGCCATTGCAGCCGAGGCGACTGCCACCACCGATCTGAACCTGCGCTCCGGCCCCGGCATCGAATACGCCGTGGTTGGCACCTTGGGGGCCAATGAGACCGCCGAGGTGGAAGCCTGCCTTGAAGCTGCGCCGTGGTGCCGGATTCAATCTGCCGATGGCACCGCATGGGTGCACAGCCGCTACCTCAGCGGCAGCCCCGAGGCGATGGTTCCGGTTGCGGCCTCGACCATCACCGTGCGCCCGGATGAAGACACCACCCCTGCCGAGCTTGATGCGGCTGTGGTGAACGGCACGCTGGTGGATGCGCCAAGCAATGTGGCACCGCTGATCGAGATCCCTGACGAGGCGGTTGCCGTTTACATGACAGAGCGCGCTGGCCCTGACACGGCTGCCGATGGCGAGACCGTGGCGCTGGGCAACAGCGAGGCTGGCGTCAGCGTGCACAATGTGCCCGAGGGCGGGCTGACCTACCTGACGATTGACGGCGAGACCCGCGTGCTGGAGCCGGGCACCAAGACGACCGTGTATATCAACCGGTAA
- a CDS encoding SH3 domain-containing protein, giving the protein MFKKLTLSAAALCVAATPMLAAQATATTDLNLRSGPGPEFEVIGVIAGLDQAEVEGCLDGGAWCEVTYDGQTGWAHRHYLSGSATEATKVTTTRTVTYMKEGGNEGAGAAAGAVTGGAIAGSLIGGPAAIAAGVVLGANAGSDAVPEPETKTVTYVTENPVEPVYLDGEVVLGAGVPEDVEIYPVPESDYSYLNVNGQDVLVKEDRTIVYVYR; this is encoded by the coding sequence ATGTTCAAGAAACTCACCCTGAGTGCTGCCGCCCTCTGCGTGGCCGCCACCCCGATGCTTGCCGCACAGGCGACCGCAACGACCGACCTCAACCTGCGTTCGGGCCCCGGCCCGGAGTTTGAGGTGATTGGTGTGATCGCTGGCCTCGACCAGGCCGAAGTGGAAGGTTGCCTTGACGGCGGTGCGTGGTGCGAAGTGACCTATGACGGCCAGACCGGCTGGGCGCACCGGCACTATCTGAGCGGCTCGGCCACCGAGGCCACGAAAGTGACCACGACCCGCACCGTGACCTACATGAAGGAAGGCGGCAACGAGGGGGCCGGCGCCGCAGCCGGTGCTGTAACAGGTGGCGCGATTGCCGGTTCGCTGATCGGCGGCCCTGCGGCCATTGCGGCAGGCGTGGTGCTTGGCGCCAATGCGGGCAGCGATGCCGTGCCCGAGCCGGAGACCAAAACCGTGACCTATGTGACCGAAAACCCGGTTGAGCCGGTCTATCTCGATGGCGAGGTGGTGCTGGGTGCGGGCGTTCCCGAGGACGTGGAGATTTATCCGGTTCCGGAGAGCGACTATTCCTACCTCAACGTGAACGGGCAGGATGTGCTGGTGAAGGAAGACCGGACGATCGTTTACGTTTACCGCTAA